Proteins from a single region of Oreochromis niloticus isolate F11D_XX linkage group LG7, O_niloticus_UMD_NMBU, whole genome shotgun sequence:
- the LOC102083072 gene encoding uncharacterized protein LOC102083072 isoform X1, whose protein sequence is MFAAEAKAFVQTLGETDLISNDNLNCKMDLLTLVKVTEGSFWPVQKYKVIHCSLPELMEEENFSPDYTEEVLVEDFKITAEKSGSGGVGGECSNVGEAYINASTSSVDGLVQPVSMMTKKANVKTVVSRFKGRKIHKDSLDVLGLKEKDKLMFVSQIVYNSSPVKVIRKSTTDGSIFTSYVKMLSVFAKGSSKVETSFTVPAKSIFAYGLVEIKIEDEKLKISCEPWTRSLLDWLLGDDVSNPTVQKVKEELEMKEALLQPLADLPESTRCDLLQTLSELVEDGDNLSLLDKTLDHCSNGVFECVQSEAVSSFMDLLIVSNISTSEQDAVHMLVSALHTLPDEVPPLLTRCSPDTLRVLDQLVDGLKDGRANLPESLPVPLQEGGELRWVAEFICLNDQKLKELSDGWDRPELPPEVLLEVLCLAVQGLSLMQPTTNP, encoded by the exons ATGTTTGCTGCTGAAGCCAAAGCATTTGTCCAGACGCTGGGAGAAACAGACCTCATCTCTAATGATAACTTAAACTGTAAAATGGATCTGCTGACTCtggtcaaagtcactgaggGAAGTTTTTGGCCAGTACAGAAGTACAAAGTGATACACTGCAGCCTGCCTGAGCTCATGGAGGAGGAAAACTTCTCTCCAG ATTACACCGAGGAAGTCTTGGTGGAGGACTTTAAGATCACTGCAGAGAAGAGTGGGAGTGGAGGTGTAGGTGGAGAATGCAGTAATGTAGGTGAAGCTTATATTAATGCCAGCACTAGTTCTGTGGATGGTCTGGTTCAGCCCGTCAGCATGATGACAAAGAAGGCCAATGTTAAAACTGTGGTGAGCAGATTCAAGGGCAG GAAAATACATAAGGACAGCTTGGACGTGCTGGGATTGAAAGAGAAGGATaaactgatgtttgtttctCAAATAGTTTACAACTCCAGCCCTGTCAAAGTTATTAGAAAGTCTACGACTGATGGCTCCATTTTCACTTCTTATGTAAAGATGCTGAGTGTCTTTGCAAAG GGGAGCAGTAAGGTGGAGACAAGCTTCACTGTGCCAGCAAAATCCATCTTTGCTTACGGCCTGGTGGAGATAAAGATTGAGGATGAGAAGCTGA AGATCTCATGTGAGCCGTGGACTCGTAGCTTACTCG ATTGGCTCCTTGGTGACGACGTAAGCAATCCAACTGtgcaaaaagtaaaagaag AACTGGAAATGAAGGAAGCTCTTCTGCAGCCGCTGGCAGATCTTCCTGAGTCGACTCGTTGTGATCTGCTGCAAACACTCAGCGAGCTCGTAGAGGATGGAGACAATCTCTCTCTGCTGGATAAAACA CTGGATCACTGCAGTAATGGAGTGTTTGAGTGTGTTCAGTCTGAGGCTGTCTCTTCCTTCATGGACCTTCTCATTGTCTCAAACATCTCCACAAGTGAGCAGGATGCTGTTCACATGTTGGTCAGCGCCCTGCACA CTCTGCCAGACGAAGTGCCGCCACTTCTGACTCGCTGCAGTCCAGATACTCTGAGAGTCCTCGACCAGCTG GTGGATGGGCTGAAGGATGGTCGGGCCAACCTCCCAGAGTCCCTGCCCGTCCCCCTGCAGGAGGGAGGGGAGCTCCGCTGGGTGGCCGAGTTCATCTGTTTGAACGATCAGAAGCTGAAAGAGTTGAGTGACGGCTGGGACCGACCCGAGCTGCCCCCAgaggttctgctggaggttctgTGCCTCGCTGTGCAGGGACTCAGCCTGATGCAGCCCACAACAAACCCTTAA
- the LOC102083072 gene encoding uncharacterized protein LOC102083072 isoform X2 yields MMTKKANVKTVVSRFKGRKIHKDSLDVLGLKEKDKLMFVSQIVYNSSPVKVIRKSTTDGSIFTSYVKMLSVFAKGSSKVETSFTVPAKSIFAYGLVEIKIEDEKLKISCEPWTRSLLDWLLGDDVSNPTVQKVKEELEMKEALLQPLADLPESTRCDLLQTLSELVEDGDNLSLLDKTLDHCSNGVFECVQSEAVSSFMDLLIVSNISTSEQDAVHMLVSALHTLPDEVPPLLTRCSPDTLRVLDQLVDGLKDGRANLPESLPVPLQEGGELRWVAEFICLNDQKLKELSDGWDRPELPPEVLLEVLCLAVQGLSLMQPTTNP; encoded by the exons ATGATGACAAAGAAGGCCAATGTTAAAACTGTGGTGAGCAGATTCAAGGGCAG GAAAATACATAAGGACAGCTTGGACGTGCTGGGATTGAAAGAGAAGGATaaactgatgtttgtttctCAAATAGTTTACAACTCCAGCCCTGTCAAAGTTATTAGAAAGTCTACGACTGATGGCTCCATTTTCACTTCTTATGTAAAGATGCTGAGTGTCTTTGCAAAG GGGAGCAGTAAGGTGGAGACAAGCTTCACTGTGCCAGCAAAATCCATCTTTGCTTACGGCCTGGTGGAGATAAAGATTGAGGATGAGAAGCTGA AGATCTCATGTGAGCCGTGGACTCGTAGCTTACTCG ATTGGCTCCTTGGTGACGACGTAAGCAATCCAACTGtgcaaaaagtaaaagaag AACTGGAAATGAAGGAAGCTCTTCTGCAGCCGCTGGCAGATCTTCCTGAGTCGACTCGTTGTGATCTGCTGCAAACACTCAGCGAGCTCGTAGAGGATGGAGACAATCTCTCTCTGCTGGATAAAACA CTGGATCACTGCAGTAATGGAGTGTTTGAGTGTGTTCAGTCTGAGGCTGTCTCTTCCTTCATGGACCTTCTCATTGTCTCAAACATCTCCACAAGTGAGCAGGATGCTGTTCACATGTTGGTCAGCGCCCTGCACA CTCTGCCAGACGAAGTGCCGCCACTTCTGACTCGCTGCAGTCCAGATACTCTGAGAGTCCTCGACCAGCTG GTGGATGGGCTGAAGGATGGTCGGGCCAACCTCCCAGAGTCCCTGCCCGTCCCCCTGCAGGAGGGAGGGGAGCTCCGCTGGGTGGCCGAGTTCATCTGTTTGAACGATCAGAAGCTGAAAGAGTTGAGTGACGGCTGGGACCGACCCGAGCTGCCCCCAgaggttctgctggaggttctgTGCCTCGCTGTGCAGGGACTCAGCCTGATGCAGCCCACAACAAACCCTTAA